ATTAATTTTTGGAAGGTTTTGCCACAATTCTTCTGTTAAAAATGGCATAAATGGGTGTAAAAGTCTTAATGATGAGTCTAAAACTCTAACAAGGACATTTTGAGCTACAACTTTATTTTCATCTGATTTTAGTCTGTTTTTTACAGCTTCTATATACCAATCACAATATTCATTCCAAAAGAAATCATATAATTCTCTTGCTGCAATATTGAATTCATATTTATTTAAAGACTCTGTGACTATTTTTATTGTTTTGTTTAATCTTGAAAACATCCATTTATCTTCTAATTCTAACATTTCTGGTGTAAGATCTATCTTTTCAAAATTATCCATATTTAAAAGAACAAATCTTGTTGCATTCCATATTTTATTTGCAAATTTAGAATAAGATTCTAAAGTTTTAGGATCTAATTTTATATCTCTGCCTTGAGCAGCCAAAATGGCTAAGGTAAATCTCATCGGATCAGCGCCAAATTTTTCTATAATTTCAAGTGGATCTATTCCATTTCCTAAGGATTTTGACATTTTTCTTCCATGTTTATCTCTAACCAATTGATGAATATAAACATCGGAAAAAGGCTTATCACCCATAAATTTTTCTCCCATAACAATCATTCTTGCAACCCAGAAGAAAATAATGTCAAAACCAGTTACAAGTAAATTTGTTGGATAATATTTTTTTAATTCGTCGGTTTCGTTAGGCCATCCTAATGTTGAAAATGGCCACAAAGCAGAACTAAACCATGTATCTAAAACGTCTTCATCCTGTCTTATATTTTCAGAACCACATTTTTGACATATGTGAATATCTTCTTCTGAAACATTAACATGTCCACAATCATCACAATACCATACAGGAATTCTATGTCCCCACCATAGTTGTCTTGAAATACACCAATCTCTAATTTCATTCATCCAGTTTAAATATACTTTTTTCCATCTATTAGGGTAAAATGTAACGTCAGATTTTTCAACAGCTTCTATAGCTTTTTCTGCTAAAGGCTTCATTTTAACAAACCATTGATCTAATAAGAAAGGTTCAACAACAGTATTACATCTATAACAATGGCCAACAGAATGTTCTAAATCTTCTATTTTTACTAAATAACCTTCTTTTTCCAAATCTTCAACAACGGCTTTTCTAGCAGTCTTTCTATCCATTCCAGCATATTTTCTGCCATTTTCATTTATTTTTGCGAATTCATCCATAATTTGAACGGTTTCTAAATTATGCCTTTGACCCAAGAGATAGTCGTTAGGATCATGGGCAGGTGTAACTTTTAATGCACCAGTTCCAAATGAAGGATCCACATATTTATCTGCAATTATAGTTATTTCTCTTCCGATTAATGGCAATATTGCAACTTTTCCTACATAATCTTTATATCTTTCATCAGACGGATGAACAGCAATAGCAGTATCTCCTAACATTGTTTCAGGTCTGGTTGTTGCAATAATTATATAATCATCTTCATCTTTTATAGGATATTTTATATGATATAATGATCCCTTTTCATCTTTGTGTTCAACCTCTTCATCTGATAAAACAGTTCCACAACTAGGACACCAATTTACTATATATTTCCCTTTATAAATTAACCCTTCATTGTATAATTCAACAAAAACTTTTTTAACAGCTTTATTTAAGCCTTCATCTAACGTGAACCTTTCCATTGACCAATCAACAGAAGCACCAATAGCCATTATTTGTTTTTTTATATGTTCTCTATATTCGTTAGCCCATTCCCACACTTTATTAAGAAATTCTTTTCTCCCATAATCTTCTTTTCTTTTTCCTTCACTTTTCATTAAGAACTTTTCTACAACATGTTGTGTCGCAATACCTGCATGGTCTTCACCGGGTAACCATAAGGTATCTTTTCCTAACATTCTATTAAAACGTGTTATTATATCTTGTAATGAAATATTTAAAGCGTGACCCATATGTATTTTTCCAGTAATATTTGGTGGAGGTATAACCATTGAGAATTTTCCGTTTCCTTCTCCTTTTGCTTTAAATAACTCTTTATCAATCCAAAATTTATACCATTTTGTTTCAATTTCACTTGGAATATATTTTTTTCCGATATCCATAATTTTACCTCCTAAATGCATATTTTAATACAATTATACTTTAATAATGTTAATAATTCAAGGGATTTTTTGATAAATTATAGAAAAAACAAATAGGGAGGTGAGGTAAATTAAAAAGAAAAATATTAAATATGCTTTTATTGTTATAATAACTTCAACCTTAGTAGTTATATTAACTCTAACATTTATATATATTTTTTATTTAAAAGATTTATTTCAAATAAATCTTACTGATGAAGAGTATATAAATTTAACAAAAAATAGTTCATTTTTTGGATATCCAAATAAAAAAATTGGTCCATATTTTGATTCATTTTTTTCTAATACAAAATGGTATTGTGTGAGGAATTTAGGTAAAATTAATGTTGTATTTGAAGGTGATGCATATTACTTTGGTAAATTTGCAAGATTTAAAATAGTTTTTGATGTAAAAAAAATGATTAAAACAAAGACTATACAACCTGTTGAATATACAGCAGATAATGAAAAAATTTTGTATACAGATTTTCTTAATTTGATTAATACAATATTTAAGTGAGGTGAAAACTTGATATACGAAAATTCTTTTAAAGAATTAAAAAAAATATCAATAGAATATTTTAATGAAAAAAAAGATAAGTTAGATGATGCATATGAACATTTAATAGCTTTTTCTATATTCGACATAAATAATAGATTTCCTAGCCTGAATTTATTTTTTGATAATAATGGAAGAAGTTTCCTTTCTTTAATGCCAGGTAAACCATCAATGTATATGAGTGCTTTATACCCAACAAAAATTGATAATAAAGAGATTGATATATTAAAAGAACGGTATTATAGGTTATCTAAAAAATATAATAAAAATGTCAATATAAATATAAATATGTCTATTTATCAATCACCATTAATAATTCCAAGTTTTTTTATTGAAGGAAATGAAAATATTATCAAAAAGTATATATTATCAGAAAAATTAAAAGGGGTAAAATACATATCTCTTAGTAAATATATTGATACAGTATTATTAGATTTTATTTTAAACTCTTATAATACGTGGTATTTCCAGGGAGTATATTTATATTATACTTTAAATGAAGTTCATTTTGTTTTTGATATACCAAATGATTTTAATAATAAGACTTTAGCTATTGAATTAGGTAAATTAACAAAATTATATGTAATAAGGAATAATCCTCTTTTGTCAGAATCATATAAAATTCCTGATATGAATATAAAGAAACCTGTTTTAATGGTTCTGAAAACGAATGTATGGAATTTAAAAGAATTCGATTTAGAATATATAAGAAAAGATATTATTGATAAAATTAATAATTCCTATCAATGTGTTTTAAATGTGTTTAAATAAATATTTGAGGCACCCCAAGGTGCCTCAAATATTTATTTGGATAAAAATTCTTTAGCAATATTTACATATTCTTTGAAAGCTTCATAATCATTTACAGCAAGTTCTGATAACATTTTTCTATTAATAGTTACACCTGCTAATTTTAATCCGTGTATTAAATCATTATATTTTAATCCTTCATTTCTAGCAGCGGCATTAATTCTTGTAATCCAGAGTCTTCTGAAATCTCTTTTCTTTTGTTTTCTTCCAGCATAAGCATATTTTCCTGATCTGAAGAATTGTTGTTTAGCTAATACATATCTTCTGCTAAGAGCGCCTCTATAGCCTTTAGCAGCTTTTAAAAATTTCTTTCTTTTTTTTCTAGCGTGAACAGCTCTTTTTATTCTCATTTATGTATCTCTCCTTTCGATTGTTTATTATTTCAACCCAAGTAATCTTTCAACTTTTTCGTTTAATCCTGTTGGAATATCTTTGTATTGATGTAATCTTTTCATTCTTTTTTTACCTCTTATTCTTGTATTATGACCAACATTTGATCTTCTCATTCTTATTCTTCCAGAGCCAGTAACTTTAAATCTTTTTGCGGATGAAGAATGTCTTTTAATTTTCATAGTTAATCCTCCTTTAATTATTTTTGTTTTTTTGGAGATAAAATCATATCCATATCTCTTCCAGCCATTTTTGGTTCTCTGGTAACTTCAGCTATATCCTCAACGTTTTTAATAACTTTATTTAAGATTTCTTTTCCTTTATCTGTAAACATAATATCTCTACCTAAAAACATAACAACAACTCTTACTTTATTACCATCTTCAAGGAACGTTCTAATTCTTCTAACTTTTGTGTTGAAATCATGATCATCGATTCTTAGTCTGAATTTCATTTCTTTCAATACTTGTTTTTTTTGCTTTTTCTTGGCTTCTTTTTCTCTTTTCTCTTTTTCGTATTTATATTTTCCAAAGTCCATTATTTTTGCTACTGGAGGATTGGAATTTGGGGAAACTAAAACTAAATCGAGTCCTTCTTGATATGCAATTTGTAAAGCTTTTTTTGTTTCCATAACCCCTAATTGTTCTCCAGAATTACCAATAACTCTAACTTCTCTAACTCTTATTTCTTCGTTTCTCAAAGTTGTATCTTTCGATCTCTTAATACTTATCCCTCCTATTCTTTTTTCGCAATTCAAAAAAATCTGCGAAAAAATATTAATAATTTTTGGATATTTTAATTATAAAATAAAAATGGGTGGAGTACACTCCACCCATGTATTTCCCTTTAAATCACAACCCCTGACGGCATATTTACCCGAGGTGGGAAGCTACTGGGTGGCTTCCGCTTTACAATAAAATTTTGTAAACATGGTGGGCCATGCGGGATTCGAACCCACGGCCTACTGATTAAGAGTCAGCCGCTCTACCAGCTGAGCTAATGGCCCACATAAAAATATGGCACGCCCGGAGGGACTTGAACCCCCAGCCTGCGATTTTGGAGACCGCCGCTCTACCAATTGAGCTACAGGCGTGTTCTTATTTTGGCTGGGAGGGGAGGACTCGAACCTCCATCGGCGGATCCAGAGTCCGCTGTCCTGCCATTAGACGACCTCCCAAGACAGATAGTATTATAACATTATTTTTTTAATTAGTCAACGTCTATCTTTTCAATATTGAAATAATTTTTCTAATTTTATATTATTTTTTAATGAACAGTAGTATAATTTTAGTTTTTCAGAAAAAACAATATTTTTTTTCCTTAATTCATCTTCACCTAGTAATATAAAGTTATCAAATGTTCCAATATACGATATTTCATGATTATGGATGTGTAAAATATTTGGTTTAAATGGAATTAATTCATCTAACCAATGTGTTATTATAATGATAGTTTTTCCTAATTTTTTTAATTCATCTATGATTTTCCATATTTTTTTTCTTCCGTCATAATCCAATCCAACAGTTGGTTCATCAAATATAATATATTTAGGGTCATATGATAGTACAGAAGCAATAGCAACTCTGCGCATTTCGCCACCTGATAAAGCAAAAGGATTTCTATTTAAAAAATTTTTATTTAATCCGATTAAATTTAAAATGCTATATAGTTTATTAGGAGAGATGTTTTTATTAAAATTTTTTGGAGCGAACATTAATTCTTCTAAAACAGTAGGAAGAAAAAATTGACTTTCTGGATATTGAAAAACCATTCCAATTTTTTCTCTGATTTTTTTTATATCTGTTTTTTGATTTTTAGTAGATAAACCATCAATGATGATTTCTCCTGTCTTAGGTATTAAAAGTCCATTTAAAGTTTGAATTAAGGTTGTTTTACCAGATCCAGTTTTTCCCAAAATAACCCACATTGAACCTTCATCTATATTCCAATTTATATTTTTTAAAGCTACTGATTCAAAAGGAGTTCCTTCTGCATATATATATGAAACATTATTAATTTCTATAGGCATATATTTCTCTCCAACTCTTTTAATGATTTACCTGTATATTTTTTTACAATATTTTCAAAAGGTATTTCAACGTTAAACCTTTTATTTTCTGACCAGTTATAGAATTTTTTTCTTTGATCATAAAACATTATTTTTCCGGAATCCAAAGCTATGATTTTCTCCACAAAACGTAAATCTTTCGCATGATGAGACGCTATAATAATAGTTTTTCCTATATTAATAAGATTTTTAATTACTTTATATATTTCTTCTCGTCCTTCAGGATCAAGCATTGTTGTAGGTTCATCCATTAAAATAAAATCTGGTTGCATAGCAATCATAGATGCAATTGCAAGGCGTTGTTTTTGCCCACCAGAAAGGGTGTTAGGATCTTTCTTTTCTAACCCTATTAAATCAGTTACGTTCAAAGCCCAATTTATTCTTTTTTTTATTTCATTTCTATCTAATCCAAGATTTTCCAGGCCAAAAGCAATATCTTCTTCTACAGTAACTCCTACAATTTGATTTTCAGGGTTTTGAAAAATGTATCCAACATGTTTTTTTAAATATAAAAGTGAATTTACATTGTTGAAATTTATTTTTTTTCCATACAAAAAAATTTCACCATTTTGTGGAGATAAAATACCGCATAAAAGTCTTAGTAAAGTAGATTTTCCACTCCCATTTGAACCAACCAATCCAATAGGAATTTTGCTTTCTAATATAATATTAAGATTATTGAAAATTCTCTTTTCTTTATAATTGAAATCTATATTTTTAGCTTCTAACATTATACTTTCACCGACTTATATAACCTAATTCCACCTTTTTTTACTACTTCTGAGACATTGCCAAAAATTTTATTCATATAATTTTTTATTCTGCTTCCACCTTTATTATGGAAGGCTACTAATTGAAGAGAACCGTCTTTTTTTAGATGTAGAAATGAATCTTCTATTAGTTTCATCCAAATTTTTTTACCAGCAACAATTGGAGGATTTGATACAATTTGATCAAAAATTTCGTTGTTCCAAGGTTCAAATAAATTTCCCTGTCTTATATCAGCAAAAATATTATTATTCTTTGAATTTATTTTAGAAAATTCAACAGCTCTTTTATTGATATCACTCATATAGATTTCGATATCTGGATATTCTTTTTTTAAAGTAATTCCAATTATTCCATAGCCACAACCAATATCTAAAATTTTTTTTCCAGTTATTTCAATATTTTCAAGTAGAACTTTTGTTGCTTTATCTATTTCTTTTTTTCCATAAACACCAGAAGGTGCCTTAAAAATATATGTGTGTCCATTTTTAAGAGTAAGGGTTAAAGTTTTTATAGTTAATTCAGATTCAGGATTTTCAACATAATAATGTTGAAATTTGACAATTTTTTTCTTTTTTTCTTTTTTTTCGTTTTTATATTGTTTGCCATATAGTTTTATTACCTGTTCAGGTGTTAAGTCTTTCAAATCTTCAGGCCCAAAGATTTTTTCATTTTTTTCTCTCATATTATTCCTCCTGTTTAAACAGCTCGTTTAAGGTCAACAATACACCAAAATTATAATTATTTTTAAATTGATATAAAGTTAAGCCGTTTGGAAAACTTATATAGTTAGCTCCGAAATTAAAAAACAACACAACTTTATTATCTTTTATGGGAATAAGATAATTCAAACCAATGTTTAAGGAAACAGCATCTTCAAAAGTTCCTTTAAAAGATGGCAAATTGGTTATTATATCACCTGTTTTGATCCAGTTCAAAATCTTTATATTCATAGAAATATTAATTTTAAAATTGTTGATAGTGGTTGAAATACCAGTAAAAAAACCCATATTTCCAATATTTATAGTACTTGTTGATTCTGTTGAATTATTTGTATCAAAAACATTCCAAAAACCGGAATATATGTTGGCATTTTGTAATTTAATGGCAATGTTAGAAGAAATGTAATTATTTAATTGAGGGTTGTTTAGATTAAAATCTGTGACAATATTATAATTAAAATAATTATCACCACCTCTGTAGGATATTCCAAAGGTTGGATAGCCTGCCTTTACTGTTAAATTTTCAGCAGGGAATTCAA
The sequence above is a segment of the Marinitoga hydrogenitolerans DSM 16785 genome. Coding sequences within it:
- a CDS encoding valine--tRNA ligase, whose translation is MMDIGKKYIPSEIETKWYKFWIDKELFKAKGEGNGKFSMVIPPPNITGKIHMGHALNISLQDIITRFNRMLGKDTLWLPGEDHAGIATQHVVEKFLMKSEGKRKEDYGRKEFLNKVWEWANEYREHIKKQIMAIGASVDWSMERFTLDEGLNKAVKKVFVELYNEGLIYKGKYIVNWCPSCGTVLSDEEVEHKDEKGSLYHIKYPIKDEDDYIIIATTRPETMLGDTAIAVHPSDERYKDYVGKVAILPLIGREITIIADKYVDPSFGTGALKVTPAHDPNDYLLGQRHNLETVQIMDEFAKINENGRKYAGMDRKTARKAVVEDLEKEGYLVKIEDLEHSVGHCYRCNTVVEPFLLDQWFVKMKPLAEKAIEAVEKSDVTFYPNRWKKVYLNWMNEIRDWCISRQLWWGHRIPVWYCDDCGHVNVSEEDIHICQKCGSENIRQDEDVLDTWFSSALWPFSTLGWPNETDELKKYYPTNLLVTGFDIIFFWVARMIVMGEKFMGDKPFSDVYIHQLVRDKHGRKMSKSLGNGIDPLEIIEKFGADPMRFTLAILAAQGRDIKLDPKTLESYSKFANKIWNATRFVLLNMDNFEKIDLTPEMLELEDKWMFSRLNKTIKIVTESLNKYEFNIAARELYDFFWNEYCDWYIEAVKNRLKSDENKVVAQNVLVRVLDSSLRLLHPFMPFLTEELWQNLPKINDEKYLITAKWPVYDKNFVFDKEEAEFEKIKAFIRGIRNVKADINIPQITKVEIAYKALDNDSWIVNNESLIKELAFVTNIIIVDKKPEKAATSYVDDTIEAYVKLGELIDINAEKERLNKKKEKLEKEFTKYDKKLNNPNFISRAPEEVIEEVKENHTLIKSQIKKLEKLIEELN
- a CDS encoding DUF4895 domain-containing protein yields the protein MIYENSFKELKKISIEYFNEKKDKLDDAYEHLIAFSIFDINNRFPSLNLFFDNNGRSFLSLMPGKPSMYMSALYPTKIDNKEIDILKERYYRLSKKYNKNVNININMSIYQSPLIIPSFFIEGNENIIKKYILSEKLKGVKYISLSKYIDTVLLDFILNSYNTWYFQGVYLYYTLNEVHFVFDIPNDFNNKTLAIELGKLTKLYVIRNNPLLSESYKIPDMNIKKPVLMVLKTNVWNLKEFDLEYIRKDIIDKINNSYQCVLNVFK
- the rplT gene encoding 50S ribosomal protein L20, which codes for MRIKRAVHARKKRKKFLKAAKGYRGALSRRYVLAKQQFFRSGKYAYAGRKQKKRDFRRLWITRINAAARNEGLKYNDLIHGLKLAGVTINRKMLSELAVNDYEAFKEYVNIAKEFLSK
- a CDS encoding large ribosomal subunit protein bL35 — protein: MKIKRHSSSAKRFKVTGSGRIRMRRSNVGHNTRIRGKKRMKRLHQYKDIPTGLNEKVERLLGLK
- the infC gene encoding translation initiation factor IF-3; protein product: MNCEKRIGGISIKRSKDTTLRNEEIRVREVRVIGNSGEQLGVMETKKALQIAYQEGLDLVLVSPNSNPPVAKIMDFGKYKYEKEKREKEAKKKQKKQVLKEMKFRLRIDDHDFNTKVRRIRTFLEDGNKVRVVVMFLGRDIMFTDKGKEILNKVIKNVEDIAEVTREPKMAGRDMDMILSPKKQK
- a CDS encoding ATP-binding cassette domain-containing protein, which produces MPIEINNVSYIYAEGTPFESVALKNINWNIDEGSMWVILGKTGSGKTTLIQTLNGLLIPKTGEIIIDGLSTKNQKTDIKKIREKIGMVFQYPESQFFLPTVLEELMFAPKNFNKNISPNKLYSILNLIGLNKNFLNRNPFALSGGEMRRVAIASVLSYDPKYIIFDEPTVGLDYDGRKKIWKIIDELKKLGKTIIIITHWLDELIPFKPNILHIHNHEISYIGTFDNFILLGEDELRKKNIVFSEKLKLYYCSLKNNIKLEKLFQY
- a CDS encoding energy-coupling factor ABC transporter ATP-binding protein — encoded protein: MLEAKNIDFNYKEKRIFNNLNIILESKIPIGLVGSNGSGKSTLLRLLCGILSPQNGEIFLYGKKINFNNVNSLLYLKKHVGYIFQNPENQIVGVTVEEDIAFGLENLGLDRNEIKKRINWALNVTDLIGLEKKDPNTLSGGQKQRLAIASMIAMQPDFILMDEPTTMLDPEGREEIYKVIKNLINIGKTIIIASHHAKDLRFVEKIIALDSGKIMFYDQRKKFYNWSENKRFNVEIPFENIVKKYTGKSLKELERNICL
- a CDS encoding methyltransferase, which translates into the protein MREKNEKIFGPEDLKDLTPEQVIKLYGKQYKNEKKEKKKKIVKFQHYYVENPESELTIKTLTLTLKNGHTYIFKAPSGVYGKKEIDKATKVLLENIEITGKKILDIGCGYGIIGITLKKEYPDIEIYMSDINKRAVEFSKINSKNNNIFADIRQGNLFEPWNNEIFDQIVSNPPIVAGKKIWMKLIEDSFLHLKKDGSLQLVAFHNKGGSRIKNYMNKIFGNVSEVVKKGGIRLYKSVKV